The following proteins come from a genomic window of Novosphingobium aromaticivorans DSM 12444:
- a CDS encoding DUF302 domain-containing protein, protein MSYYFSKTVSAPLDETVTQVRNALADQGFGVITDIDMAKTLRDKIDVEFRPYRILGACNPKLAYEALQVEDKVGTMLPCNVIVQEFAPGRCEVAAIDPVASMSAIDNPALQSAAQAVQQRLRLVIEAIG, encoded by the coding sequence ATGTCTTATTACTTCTCGAAAACCGTCAGCGCGCCATTGGATGAAACTGTCACTCAGGTCCGAAATGCGCTGGCTGATCAGGGCTTCGGGGTGATTACCGATATCGACATGGCAAAGACTCTCCGTGACAAAATCGACGTCGAATTCAGACCATATCGAATTCTCGGCGCTTGCAACCCGAAGCTGGCCTATGAAGCCCTGCAGGTGGAGGACAAGGTGGGGACTATGCTGCCGTGCAATGTCATCGTTCAGGAGTTCGCTCCGGGACGCTGCGAGGTCGCTGCAATCGATCCGGTCGCTTCGATGTCTGCCATCGACAACCCGGCCCTCCAATCAGCCGCGCAAGCGGTGCAACAGCGGTTACGCTTGGTAATCGAAGCAATTGGCTAG
- a CDS encoding SLC13 family permease, translating to MSFEQIITLVVLAGVIAALIHDKIRADIVALAGAAVLLASGAVRPSEVQSAFGSPALITLASLFVIAHAMELSGLLDRLIRAMVKACRKTGATGIWAMIGLCGAGSAFLNNTPIVVMAAPVVRDVANSLKLDARRFLMPLSYVAVLGGCCTLIGTSTNLLVDDMARTSGQAPFTIFEITPVGLAVALAGGLYLMLFSGPLLKSSPRIDGPDPAEIAKHHVSHVDIAGDAVGDPRDFAEDHRFDLTKALASVGVFIGVVALAAFNLIPIAAAAFAGAVLLILVRVIRPEEAYGGLRPEILLLIAGMVVIGIALEETGLASSATDWLVKSVDGFGPLMALVLLYGGTLLLTELLSNATVAVLVTPLAVALAESMGVSPRPFLVAVMIAGSAAFATPFGYQTNVLVYQMAGYRYMDFVKVGLPLNLVTWVVAVAAIHWFFPF from the coding sequence ATGTCATTCGAACAGATCATAACCCTTGTTGTCCTGGCTGGCGTCATCGCCGCCCTGATCCATGACAAGATCCGCGCTGACATCGTCGCGCTTGCCGGTGCGGCAGTGCTGCTGGCCAGTGGGGCAGTCCGGCCAAGCGAGGTCCAAAGCGCCTTCGGCAGCCCCGCGCTCATCACGCTGGCTTCCCTGTTTGTCATTGCCCATGCCATGGAGCTTTCGGGCCTGCTCGATCGCCTGATCAGGGCCATGGTCAAAGCTTGCCGAAAAACTGGAGCGACCGGTATCTGGGCCATGATCGGGCTATGTGGGGCCGGTTCGGCATTCCTCAACAACACACCGATCGTGGTCATGGCGGCTCCCGTTGTCAGGGATGTCGCCAATTCCCTGAAGCTCGATGCCAGGCGGTTCCTGATGCCACTGTCCTATGTGGCGGTGCTGGGCGGCTGCTGCACACTTATCGGCACTTCAACCAACCTGCTTGTGGACGACATGGCCCGCACTTCGGGGCAGGCGCCCTTCACGATCTTCGAGATTACGCCCGTCGGGCTGGCCGTTGCCCTGGCTGGCGGGCTCTATCTGATGCTGTTTTCCGGGCCTTTGCTCAAGTCATCGCCGCGGATCGACGGACCTGATCCCGCAGAAATAGCCAAGCATCATGTCAGCCATGTTGATATTGCCGGGGATGCCGTTGGCGACCCTCGCGATTTTGCCGAGGATCATCGCTTTGATCTTACCAAGGCACTGGCATCAGTCGGCGTTTTTATCGGGGTCGTGGCGCTGGCTGCCTTCAACCTCATCCCCATCGCGGCTGCGGCCTTCGCCGGCGCGGTCCTGCTTATCCTCGTCCGGGTCATCCGGCCTGAGGAAGCCTATGGCGGCTTGCGGCCGGAAATCCTGCTGCTGATCGCGGGCATGGTGGTGATCGGCATTGCGCTGGAGGAAACCGGCCTCGCTTCGTCAGCGACCGACTGGCTGGTCAAGTCGGTCGACGGCTTCGGCCCGTTGATGGCGCTGGTACTACTCTATGGCGGCACTTTGCTGCTTACCGAACTGCTGTCCAACGCAACCGTCGCTGTCCTCGTAACACCGCTGGCCGTGGCTCTTGCCGAAAGCATGGGAGTGAGCCCGCGTCCGTTCCTCGTCGCGGTCATGATCGCGGGGAGCGCGGCGTTTGCCACGCCCTTCGGCTACCAGACCAACGTACTCGTCTATCAGATGGCGGGTTATCGCTACATGGATTTCGTCAAGGTCGGGCTACCGTTGAACCTGGTGACCTGGGTCGTCGCTGTTGCGGCGATTCACTGGTTTTTCCCATTCTGA
- the nhaA gene encoding Na+/H+ antiporter NhaA: protein MPSISHPPSALRDFLRSEAAGGVILMAVAVLAMIVANSPLADSYFHLLHVQTGPVLSEKLGPMTPHLWINDALMAVFFLLVGLEIKREFVDGRLVTWQQRRLPFIAALGGMAAPALVFLAVTAQSSGLTQGWAIPAATDIAFAIGVMALLGSRVPTALKLFLTTVAIVDDMGAVVIIALAYTASIKGIALLAAAVILGAMMAMNRAGVRHLAPYLLGFVLLWFAVLVSGVHATIAGVLAAFTVPVVATPGAPDSPDSPLHRLEHALHPWSAFLIVPLFGFANAGISLEGFSLGSLLEPLPLGIAAGLFIGKQLGIFSLIWAAVKLGIAQRPRGSTWLQVYGLSVLCGIGFTMSLFIGMLAFASSPDLIEEAKLGVITGSLLSGVLGYLVLRFAPPAADAAQAETEIDREIEQDGDVEAIEGKLRQ from the coding sequence ATGCCTTCGATTTCTCACCCTCCTTCAGCTCTGCGTGACTTCCTGCGGAGTGAAGCAGCGGGTGGCGTCATTCTGATGGCCGTGGCCGTGCTGGCCATGATTGTTGCGAACAGCCCGCTCGCCGACAGCTATTTCCATCTCCTGCACGTGCAGACCGGGCCAGTGCTCAGCGAGAAGTTGGGGCCGATGACGCCTCACCTCTGGATCAACGATGCGCTGATGGCGGTTTTCTTCCTGCTCGTCGGCCTGGAGATCAAGCGTGAGTTCGTCGATGGTCGTCTCGTGACCTGGCAGCAGCGCCGGTTGCCCTTCATTGCTGCTCTGGGTGGCATGGCTGCGCCAGCACTGGTGTTCCTGGCTGTCACGGCACAATCGTCCGGCCTCACCCAGGGCTGGGCTATCCCGGCCGCAACCGACATTGCGTTTGCCATCGGAGTGATGGCCTTGCTGGGCAGCCGCGTTCCCACGGCCCTCAAACTGTTCCTGACCACCGTCGCGATCGTTGATGACATGGGCGCAGTCGTCATCATCGCACTTGCCTACACCGCGAGCATCAAAGGCATCGCGCTGTTGGCAGCGGCCGTCATCCTTGGCGCCATGATGGCAATGAACCGGGCAGGCGTACGCCATCTGGCGCCGTACCTCCTGGGCTTCGTCCTTCTTTGGTTCGCTGTGCTGGTCTCTGGCGTCCACGCCACGATTGCAGGTGTCCTGGCAGCCTTCACCGTGCCCGTGGTGGCAACCCCAGGAGCGCCAGATTCTCCAGATTCCCCGTTGCATAGGCTTGAGCACGCGCTCCATCCTTGGTCTGCCTTCCTGATCGTGCCCTTGTTCGGCTTTGCCAACGCAGGAATCTCACTGGAGGGCTTCAGCCTCGGCAGCCTGCTGGAGCCGCTGCCCCTGGGCATCGCTGCTGGCCTGTTCATTGGCAAGCAGCTCGGTATTTTCTCCTTGATCTGGGCTGCAGTGAAACTCGGCATCGCCCAACGCCCGCGCGGATCGACCTGGTTGCAGGTCTATGGTCTCTCAGTGTTGTGCGGCATTGGTTTCACCATGAGCCTATTCATCGGAATGCTTGCCTTCGCCTCGTCACCAGACCTGATCGAGGAAGCCAAGCTCGGGGTGATAACGGGCTCGCTGCTTTCCGGCGTGCTAGGTTACCTTGTCCTTCGGTTTGCGCCCCCAGCGGCCGACGCCGCCCAGGCCGAGACTGAAATCGATCGCGAAATTGAACAGGACGGCGATGTCGAGGCGATCGAAGGCAAGCTGCGGCAATAA
- a CDS encoding sulfite exporter TauE/SafE family protein: MDFLAGIDFTALLPFIAVGFAAQMVDGALGMAFGVISNTLMVGVLGIPPALASQRVHIVECFTTATSGISHLLHGNVDKKLFFRLLIPGMAGGILGAYVLSSLDASLVKPWVLLYLSAIGIYLLVRGILYPPKIKEAGWVAPLGLLGGFLDAAGGGGWGPVVTSNLLIQGADPRKVVGTVNTVEFFLTLTVSATFIWHLGVADVAGATLGFLIGGLAAAPFGAWAAKHIPAKAMLIMVGVVLTLTSLYGAYKAFA, from the coding sequence ATGGACTTTCTTGCCGGCATCGATTTCACGGCGCTACTGCCCTTCATCGCGGTCGGCTTTGCCGCGCAGATGGTGGACGGTGCGCTCGGCATGGCCTTCGGGGTCATCTCGAACACCTTGATGGTGGGCGTCCTGGGCATTCCGCCGGCCCTCGCCTCGCAGCGCGTGCACATCGTCGAATGCTTCACCACGGCGACGTCAGGCATCAGCCACCTGCTGCACGGCAACGTCGACAAGAAGCTGTTCTTTCGGCTGCTGATCCCGGGCATGGCCGGTGGCATCCTTGGTGCCTACGTCCTCTCCTCGCTCGATGCCTCGCTGGTGAAGCCGTGGGTCCTGCTCTATCTCTCGGCCATCGGCATCTACCTGCTGGTGCGCGGCATCCTCTATCCGCCCAAGATCAAGGAAGCGGGCTGGGTGGCGCCGCTCGGCCTGCTCGGCGGTTTCCTCGATGCGGCGGGCGGCGGCGGCTGGGGCCCGGTCGTGACCTCGAACCTGCTGATCCAGGGCGCCGATCCGCGCAAGGTCGTGGGCACGGTCAACACGGTCGAGTTTTTCCTGACGCTCACCGTCTCGGCCACCTTCATCTGGCATCTGGGCGTTGCAGACGTTGCCGGCGCCACGCTCGGCTTCCTCATCGGCGGTCTTGCCGCCGCCCCCTTCGGAGCCTGGGCAGCCAAGCACATTCCCGCCAAGGCCATGCTCATCATGGTTGGCGTCGTGCTCACCCTCACAAGCCTTTACGGCGCCTACAAGGCCTTTGCCTGA
- the nadB gene encoding L-aspartate oxidase, producing the protein MSGQDLKSHDVLIIGSGAAGLTAALVLAETCRVLVLAKGGLDGGSTNWAQGGIAAVLDAGDTFEDHIRDTMIAGAGLNRRETVEFVVEHAPAAIRRLVDLGVPFNAEAGSLHLTREGGHSHRRIVHVDDATGAAVQKALLKAAREHPNVTLLPGRTCIDLITGRHEAARYSGSGRVWGVYALDEASGTVEAHTARATILATGGAGRVYQFSTAPRGATGDGIAMAWRAGARVSNMEMMQFHPTCLYNLEVKNFLITEAVRGEGGRLINPRTGARFMEFYDPQRLELAPRDVVARAIDAEIKKFGLDFVHLDISHMPADFVRGHFPNIHEKLLGLGIDMTTQPIPVVPAQHYTCGGVLIDLDGRTDLPGLYAAGECTESGLHGANRLASNSLLECFVFGDAAARDILRRWDSFEAPPEVRAWDESRVTDSDEEVVIKQNWTEIRRFMWNYVGIVRTNKRLERAAHRIQMLSDEVNDYYGHFRVTTDLIELRNLLQSAELIVRSARARHESRGLHYTLDYPQTNEVARDTVLVP; encoded by the coding sequence GTGAGCGGCCAGGATCTGAAAAGTCACGATGTCCTGATCATCGGTTCGGGCGCGGCGGGCCTGACCGCAGCGCTGGTGCTTGCTGAAACCTGCCGCGTGCTTGTCCTGGCCAAGGGCGGGCTCGACGGCGGCTCGACCAACTGGGCGCAAGGCGGGATCGCGGCGGTGCTCGACGCCGGCGACACTTTCGAAGACCACATCCGCGACACGATGATCGCCGGCGCGGGCCTGAACCGCCGCGAGACGGTGGAGTTCGTGGTCGAACATGCGCCCGCCGCGATCCGCCGGCTGGTCGACCTTGGCGTGCCCTTCAACGCCGAGGCGGGTTCGCTCCATCTGACGCGGGAAGGCGGGCATTCGCATCGCCGGATCGTCCATGTCGACGATGCCACGGGCGCGGCAGTGCAGAAGGCGCTGCTCAAGGCCGCGCGCGAACATCCCAACGTGACGCTCCTGCCCGGCCGCACCTGCATCGACCTGATCACGGGCCGCCACGAGGCCGCGCGCTATTCCGGTTCTGGCCGGGTCTGGGGGGTCTATGCCCTCGACGAAGCGAGCGGCACCGTGGAAGCGCATACCGCCCGGGCGACGATCCTGGCCACCGGCGGCGCGGGCCGCGTCTATCAGTTCAGCACCGCCCCGCGCGGCGCAACGGGCGACGGCATCGCCATGGCATGGCGGGCAGGCGCGCGCGTCTCCAACATGGAAATGATGCAGTTCCACCCGACCTGCCTCTACAACCTCGAGGTCAAGAACTTCCTCATCACCGAGGCAGTGCGCGGCGAAGGCGGGCGCCTCATCAATCCGCGCACTGGCGCGCGGTTCATGGAATTCTACGATCCCCAGCGCCTCGAACTCGCGCCTCGCGACGTCGTGGCGCGGGCAATCGACGCCGAGATCAAGAAGTTCGGGCTCGACTTCGTGCATCTCGACATCAGCCACATGCCGGCGGATTTCGTGCGGGGGCATTTCCCCAACATCCACGAGAAGCTGCTGGGGCTGGGCATCGACATGACGACCCAGCCGATCCCGGTGGTGCCCGCGCAGCATTATACCTGCGGCGGCGTGCTGATCGATCTCGACGGGCGGACGGACCTGCCAGGGCTCTATGCTGCCGGCGAATGCACCGAAAGCGGGCTTCATGGCGCGAACCGGCTGGCGTCCAATTCCCTGCTGGAATGCTTCGTCTTCGGCGATGCGGCCGCGCGCGACATCCTGCGCCGCTGGGACAGCTTCGAGGCACCGCCCGAAGTGCGCGCCTGGGACGAGAGCCGGGTGACGGACTCGGACGAGGAAGTGGTCATCAAGCAGAACTGGACCGAAATCCGCCGGTTCATGTGGAACTACGTCGGCATCGTGCGGACCAACAAGCGGCTCGAGCGCGCGGCGCACCGCATCCAGATGCTGTCTGACGAGGTCAACGACTACTACGGCCACTTCCGCGTGACCACGGATCTCATCGAACTGCGCAACCTGCTGCAGAGCGCGGAACTGATCGTGCGTTCCGCCCGCGCCCGGCACGAGAGCCGGGGTCTGCACTATACGCTCGACTATCCGCAGACCAACGAAGTGGCGCGCGATACCGTGCTGGTGCCCTGA
- a CDS encoding ABC transporter ATP-binding protein, whose translation MEAASEPVPAIRIRDLVKRYAPTGKAQKQGGGKLALDGVSFDVPQGQIFGLLGPNGAGKSTLINTLAGLVMKTSGTVEIWGHDIDRDVRNAKASIGIVPQEIVFDPFFTPAEVLENQAGLYGVPKAMRRTMELLRAVHLADKADAYARSLSGGMKRRLLIAKAMVHQPPVLVLDEPTAGVDVELRRQLWELVGELNRDGVTVVLTTHYLEEAEELCDRIAIINHGRLIANKPTRELVDMAREKIVVLTLDRDVDVAPQHPVFLKSVISGERQIEIGYDKDRMNAGEVMSLVQGQGYAIVDVSTREADLEDVFVTLTSQPREDG comes from the coding sequence ATGGAAGCCGCCTCCGAACCCGTCCCCGCCATCCGTATCCGCGATCTCGTCAAGCGTTATGCGCCCACAGGAAAGGCGCAGAAGCAGGGTGGCGGCAAACTGGCGCTCGACGGCGTGAGCTTCGACGTGCCGCAGGGGCAGATCTTCGGCCTGCTTGGGCCCAACGGCGCGGGCAAGTCCACGCTCATCAACACGCTGGCGGGCCTGGTGATGAAGACTTCGGGCACTGTCGAGATCTGGGGCCACGACATCGACCGCGACGTGCGCAACGCCAAGGCCTCGATCGGGATCGTGCCGCAGGAGATCGTGTTCGACCCGTTCTTCACGCCCGCCGAAGTGCTGGAAAACCAGGCGGGTCTCTATGGCGTGCCGAAGGCCATGCGCCGCACGATGGAACTGCTGCGGGCGGTGCACCTGGCGGACAAGGCCGATGCCTATGCCCGCTCGCTTTCGGGCGGCATGAAGCGGCGCCTGCTGATCGCCAAGGCGATGGTCCACCAGCCGCCGGTCCTGGTTCTCGACGAGCCGACGGCGGGCGTCGACGTCGAACTGCGGCGGCAGTTGTGGGAACTGGTCGGCGAACTCAACCGCGACGGGGTGACTGTCGTCCTGACGACGCACTACCTCGAGGAAGCGGAAGAACTGTGCGACCGCATCGCGATCATCAACCACGGAAGACTGATCGCGAACAAGCCGACTCGCGAACTTGTCGACATGGCGCGGGAAAAAATCGTGGTGCTGACACTCGACCGCGATGTCGATGTTGCACCGCAACATCCGGTCTTCCTGAAGAGCGTGATTTCGGGCGAGCGGCAGATTGAGATCGGCTACGACAAGGACCGCATGAATGCCGGCGAAGTCATGTCGCTGGTCCAAGGCCAGGGATATGCGATCGTCGATGTTTCAACGCGCGAAGCGGACCTTGAGGACGTGTTCGTGACGCTGACCAGCCAACCGCGCGAGGACGGCTGA
- a CDS encoding zinc-finger domain-containing protein: protein MIQPPETVFTDHHRVKCDGASDIRGGAALGHPRVWLEIDEKGYVECGYCDKRFVLKGGPADTAAAA from the coding sequence ATGATTCAGCCGCCTGAAACCGTCTTCACCGATCATCACCGCGTAAAGTGCGATGGCGCCAGCGACATTCGCGGCGGCGCCGCGCTGGGGCACCCGCGCGTCTGGCTCGAAATCGACGAGAAGGGCTACGTCGAGTGCGGCTATTGCGACAAGCGCTTCGTCCTCAAGGGCGGTCCTGCGGATACTGCGGCGGCTGCCTGA
- the tldD gene encoding metalloprotease TldD: protein MTDPDTRSLLYRSGLLTPDDARRLTRDALTACDDGELYLQFIASESFGFDDGRLKTADYSRDAGFGLRGVSGEMTGFAHANEISAAAIARAGETLKLLDPAKGQPAPPPRNNNRHLYTEASPLDAVPFEAKVRLLESIDAAARARDPRVVQVSASLAGSWSVVEIVRPDGFVAHDVRPLVRLNVSIVAEKDGRRETGSFGIGGRRLYDDLFAPETWSRAIDEALSQALVNLESVAAPAGEMTVLLGPGWPGVLLHEAVGHGLEGDFNRKGTSAFSGRIGQRVAAPGVTVIDDGTLLGVNGQGRRGSLSIDDEGTPTQENILIEDGILKGYIQDRLNARLMGVAPTGNGRRESYAHAPMPRMTNTFMRAGNDDPAELLSRVKNGIFAKSFGGGQVDITSGKFVFSCTEAYHIENGRLGAPIKGATLIGDGPTCLTKVTGIGNDLALDEGVGVCGKGGQSVPAGVGQPTLLVEGLTVGGTA from the coding sequence ATGACCGATCCCGACACGCGCTCGCTGCTCTACCGCTCTGGCCTGCTCACCCCGGATGATGCCCGGCGCCTCACGCGCGATGCGCTGACGGCCTGCGACGATGGCGAGCTCTATCTCCAGTTCATCGCCAGCGAGAGTTTCGGGTTCGACGACGGTCGGCTGAAGACTGCCGACTATTCCCGTGACGCCGGTTTCGGCCTGCGGGGCGTTTCGGGCGAAATGACCGGCTTTGCCCATGCCAACGAGATTTCCGCCGCCGCCATCGCCCGCGCCGGCGAGACGCTGAAGCTGCTCGACCCGGCAAAGGGCCAGCCCGCTCCGCCGCCGCGCAACAACAACCGCCATCTCTACACCGAAGCCTCCCCGCTCGATGCCGTGCCGTTCGAGGCCAAGGTTCGCCTGCTCGAATCGATCGACGCTGCCGCTCGCGCCCGCGATCCGCGCGTGGTGCAGGTCTCGGCCTCGCTCGCGGGATCGTGGTCGGTCGTGGAAATCGTGCGCCCGGATGGTTTCGTCGCCCACGACGTGCGGCCGCTCGTCCGCCTCAACGTCTCGATCGTCGCGGAAAAGGATGGCCGGCGCGAGACCGGTTCCTTTGGTATCGGCGGCCGGCGCCTCTACGACGATCTCTTCGCACCCGAAACCTGGAGCCGCGCTATCGACGAGGCGCTTTCCCAGGCGCTCGTGAACCTCGAATCGGTCGCGGCCCCGGCGGGCGAGATGACCGTGCTGCTTGGCCCGGGCTGGCCCGGCGTTCTCCTCCACGAAGCTGTCGGCCACGGCCTGGAAGGCGATTTCAACCGCAAGGGAACCAGCGCGTTCTCGGGCCGCATCGGCCAGCGCGTCGCTGCACCCGGGGTGACCGTGATCGATGACGGCACGTTGCTTGGCGTCAATGGGCAGGGCCGCCGCGGCTCGCTCTCCATCGACGACGAGGGCACGCCAACCCAGGAGAACATCCTGATCGAGGACGGCATTCTCAAGGGCTACATCCAGGATCGCCTCAATGCCCGGCTCATGGGCGTGGCGCCCACCGGTAACGGTCGGCGCGAATCCTATGCCCATGCCCCCATGCCGCGCATGACCAACACCTTTATGCGCGCAGGCAACGACGATCCCGCAGAACTGCTCTCTCGCGTGAAGAACGGCATCTTTGCCAAGTCTTTCGGCGGCGGGCAGGTCGACATAACCAGCGGCAAGTTCGTGTTCTCCTGCACCGAGGCCTATCACATCGAGAACGGCAGGCTCGGCGCGCCGATCAAGGGCGCGACTCTGATTGGCGACGGCCCGACCTGTCTCACCAAGGTCACCGGGATCGGCAACGACCTCGCCCTCGATGAAGGCGTCGGCGTCTGCGGCAAGGGCGGGCAGAGCGTGCCGGCCGGCGTCGGACAGCCGACCTTGCTGGTCGAGGGTCTTACGGTGGGCGGTACGGCGTGA
- a CDS encoding GFA family protein, producing MPYACHCHGCQRRQGTSFALNQQVLLAGFVAEGEVLVSEVEGHGGARVAHHACPRCLTRVWTVNDQRPEVATIRTGTRDDSPDLVPAFHIWTSRMQPWIALPEGAVHFAQQPESREEWMNLVLPEGLREHPR from the coding sequence GTGCCCTATGCCTGCCACTGCCACGGCTGCCAGCGGCGGCAGGGCACGTCCTTCGCGCTCAACCAGCAGGTTCTTCTTGCGGGGTTTGTCGCGGAGGGAGAGGTCCTCGTATCGGAGGTCGAAGGCCACGGCGGAGCGCGGGTCGCGCATCACGCCTGCCCCCGTTGCCTGACGCGGGTCTGGACCGTGAACGACCAGCGCCCCGAAGTCGCCACCATCCGCACCGGCACCCGCGACGACAGTCCCGACCTCGTCCCCGCCTTCCACATCTGGACCTCCAGGATGCAGCCGTGGATCGCGCTTCCCGAAGGCGCCGTCCATTTCGCGCAGCAGCCCGAAAGTCGCGAGGAGTGGATGAACCTTGTCCTGCCCGAAGGTTTGCGCGAGCATCCGCGTTAG
- a CDS encoding GNAT family N-acetyltransferase — MTLRLATAADAAAIADLGRRAFIAKFGHLYSAENLAAFLDDAHTAAKVSGELANPDMKVAVIEEDGRLASFCKIVRTSGLPRHTAAKKPMELKQLYTDPDLIGRGHGARLMDWALAEARAWGADEIQLSVYADNPQAQKFYRRYGLEKVADIEFWVGDHCDPEFMFAGPLQLPAEARNPGPMCR; from the coding sequence ATGACGCTCCGCCTCGCCACCGCCGCCGATGCCGCGGCCATCGCCGACCTCGGCCGCCGCGCCTTCATCGCAAAGTTCGGTCACCTCTACAGCGCTGAAAACCTTGCCGCTTTCCTGGATGACGCGCACACTGCCGCCAAGGTGTCGGGCGAACTCGCCAACCCGGACATGAAAGTCGCGGTGATCGAAGAGGACGGCCGTCTCGCCAGCTTCTGCAAGATCGTCCGGACGAGCGGACTCCCGCGCCACACTGCGGCCAAAAAGCCAATGGAACTCAAGCAGTTGTACACCGACCCCGATCTCATCGGCCGGGGCCACGGCGCGCGCCTGATGGACTGGGCGCTGGCCGAGGCGCGGGCCTGGGGCGCGGACGAGATCCAGCTTTCAGTCTATGCAGACAATCCGCAGGCGCAGAAGTTCTACCGCCGCTACGGGTTGGAGAAAGTCGCCGACATCGAATTCTGGGTGGGCGACCACTGCGACCCGGAGTTCATGTTCGCAGGGCCTCTCCAGCTCCCCGCCGAGGCCCGCAACCCCGGTCCCATGTGCAGGTAG
- the ispG gene encoding flavodoxin-dependent (E)-4-hydroxy-3-methylbut-2-enyl-diphosphate synthase: MSSVRPWRDIARRKSRQIMVGTVPVGGDAPITVQTMTNTPTSDAVATIDQIRRCEEAGADLIRVSCPDVESTAAFRQIARAARVPLIADIHFHYKRALEAADAGAACLRINPGNIGSSDRVAEVVRAAKANGCAIRIGVNAGSLEKDLLEKYGEPCPEALVESALDHIKLLQDHDFHEYKVAVKASDVFLAVAAYMGLAEAVDCPLHLGITEAGGLIGGTVKSSVGIGNLLWAGIGDTLRVSLSAEPEEEVRVGFEILKTLGLRTRGVRVVSCPSCARQGFDVIRTVEALEKRLTHIKTPISLSVLGCVVNGPGEARETDIGLTGGGNGKHMVYLSGVTDHHVQSEDMLDHIVSLVEQKAAEMEAAAAEAEAAA, from the coding sequence ATGTCATCGGTACGTCCCTGGCGCGATATCGCGCGTCGCAAGAGCCGCCAGATCATGGTCGGCACGGTCCCCGTCGGCGGCGATGCCCCGATCACCGTGCAGACCATGACCAACACCCCGACGTCCGACGCCGTCGCCACGATCGACCAGATCCGTCGCTGCGAGGAAGCGGGCGCCGATCTTATCCGCGTGTCCTGTCCCGACGTGGAAAGCACAGCGGCCTTCCGCCAGATCGCCCGGGCCGCCCGGGTTCCGCTGATCGCGGACATCCACTTCCACTACAAGCGCGCGCTCGAAGCGGCCGATGCGGGGGCCGCGTGCCTGCGCATCAATCCGGGCAACATCGGCAGCAGCGACCGCGTGGCCGAAGTGGTCCGCGCCGCCAAGGCCAACGGCTGCGCGATCCGCATCGGCGTCAACGCTGGCAGCCTCGAGAAAGACCTGCTCGAAAAGTACGGCGAGCCCTGTCCCGAAGCGCTCGTCGAATCCGCGCTCGACCATATCAAGCTGCTGCAGGACCACGATTTCCACGAATACAAGGTGGCGGTTAAGGCCTCCGACGTGTTCCTCGCCGTCGCCGCCTACATGGGCCTTGCAGAAGCGGTCGATTGCCCGCTGCATCTTGGCATTACCGAGGCAGGCGGGCTGATCGGCGGGACGGTGAAATCGTCCGTCGGCATCGGCAACCTGCTCTGGGCCGGCATCGGCGACACCTTGCGCGTCTCGCTTTCGGCCGAACCGGAAGAGGAAGTGCGCGTCGGGTTCGAGATCCTCAAGACGCTGGGCCTGCGCACGCGCGGCGTCCGCGTCGTGTCGTGTCCGTCCTGCGCTCGGCAGGGTTTCGACGTGATCCGGACCGTGGAGGCGCTGGAAAAGCGGCTGACGCACATCAAGACGCCGATCTCGCTTTCCGTACTGGGCTGCGTCGTCAATGGACCGGGCGAAGCCCGCGAGACCGATATCGGCCTCACCGGCGGCGGCAACGGCAAGCACATGGTCTATCTTTCGGGCGTGACCGACCACCACGTCCAGTCGGAGGACATGCTAGACCACATCGTCTCGCTGGTCGAACAGAAGGCTGCGGAAATGGAAGCCGCTGCCGCAGAAGCGGAAGCGGCAGCCTGA